In Amycolatopsis solani, a single window of DNA contains:
- a CDS encoding roadblock/LC7 domain-containing protein, translating into MTELPDVHQRRAAEPLGAFPGSVVAPERTATLNWLVNGFVQDVSGVAHAVLVSADGLLVAADESLPRERADQLAAIAAGLSSLSLGTAELFTAGRVVQSVIEMEQGFLLLMSVGDGSNLVVLASTGCDIGLVGYEMTMLVERVGRQVDVPAREMPVAQDRR; encoded by the coding sequence ATGACCGAACTCCCCGACGTGCACCAGCGGCGCGCGGCCGAACCGCTGGGTGCGTTTCCCGGCTCCGTGGTGGCGCCCGAACGGACCGCCACGTTGAACTGGCTGGTCAACGGCTTCGTCCAGGACGTGTCGGGGGTCGCGCACGCGGTGCTCGTGTCCGCCGACGGGTTGCTCGTCGCCGCCGACGAGTCGCTTCCCCGGGAGCGGGCCGACCAGCTCGCGGCCATCGCCGCCGGGTTGTCGAGCCTGTCGCTCGGGACCGCGGAGCTGTTCACCGCCGGGCGGGTCGTCCAGTCGGTCATCGAGATGGAGCAGGGGTTCCTGCTGCTGATGAGCGTCGGTGACGGCTCGAACCTCGTGGTCCTCGCGTCCACCGGCTGCGACATCGGGCTCGTCGGCTACGAGATGACGATGCTGGTCGAGCGGGTGGGGCGACAGGTCGACGTGCCCGCGCGCGAGATGCCGGTGGCCCAGGACCGGCGGTGA
- a CDS encoding acetoacetate--CoA ligase, whose product MTEIDRYLAWLGERGHAFGDYAALHRWSVTDLDGFWASIKDFFGVRFHSPASSVVPDRRMPGTEWFPGATLNYAEHALGGPAGEVAVIAYSQTRERLELTWDELRDQVARVRAGLRRLGVGHGDRVVAYLPNIPETVVAYLATASLGAVWASCAPEFGARSVVDRFAQIEPKVLLTVAGYRYGTKDVDRRAEVAAIRAGLPAVEHVVHVPYGDHDLPGTTAWSDLLEESERGFEPVGFAHPLCVLFSSGTTGKPKAIVHGHGGILLEHLKNHGLSWDLRPGDRMLWFSTTAWMMWNALVSGLLTGASIVLVDGNPLHPDLGWQWRLAAETRATLMGVSPGFLMACRKAGLDPAASGDLSALRQLGAAGSPLPAEGYRWVRDVFGPDVLLNVGSGGTDVCSGIVQGGPRQPVVDGEISGPCLGVDAKAFDEHGKPVVGELGELVITAPMPSMPVGFWGDDSGERYRETYFDTYPGVWRHGDWIRFAPEGSCVIAGRSDATLNRGGVRLGTAEFYAVVEELPEVEDSLVVHLEDPAGGNGDLRLFVVLRDGTLEASLRAKIATALKSALSPRHVPDTITAVPVIPRNRTGKKLELPVKKLLLGARPEDVVGADVLADPTALDHFGASA is encoded by the coding sequence ATGACGGAGATCGACCGGTACCTGGCGTGGCTGGGCGAGCGCGGCCACGCGTTCGGCGACTACGCCGCGCTGCACCGCTGGTCGGTGACCGACCTCGACGGCTTCTGGGCGTCGATCAAGGACTTCTTCGGTGTCCGCTTCCACTCCCCCGCGTCGAGCGTGGTGCCGGACCGGCGGATGCCGGGCACCGAGTGGTTCCCCGGCGCGACCCTCAACTACGCCGAGCACGCGCTCGGCGGCCCGGCCGGCGAGGTCGCCGTCATCGCGTACTCCCAGACACGCGAACGCCTCGAGCTGACGTGGGACGAGCTGCGCGACCAGGTCGCCCGCGTCCGCGCCGGGCTGCGGCGGCTCGGGGTCGGGCACGGCGACCGCGTGGTGGCGTACCTGCCGAACATCCCCGAGACCGTCGTCGCCTACCTGGCGACCGCGAGCCTCGGCGCGGTCTGGGCGTCGTGCGCGCCCGAGTTCGGCGCCCGCTCGGTGGTCGACCGGTTCGCCCAGATCGAGCCGAAGGTGCTGCTGACCGTGGCGGGTTACCGCTACGGCACCAAGGACGTCGACCGCCGCGCCGAGGTCGCCGCGATCCGGGCCGGGCTGCCGGCCGTCGAGCACGTCGTCCACGTGCCCTACGGCGACCACGACCTGCCCGGCACGACGGCCTGGAGCGACCTCCTGGAGGAAAGCGAGCGCGGGTTCGAGCCGGTCGGGTTCGCCCACCCGCTGTGCGTGCTGTTCTCCTCCGGCACCACGGGGAAGCCGAAGGCGATCGTGCACGGCCACGGCGGGATCCTCCTGGAGCACCTCAAGAACCACGGCCTGAGCTGGGACCTGCGCCCCGGCGACCGGATGCTGTGGTTCTCCACCACCGCGTGGATGATGTGGAACGCGCTGGTGTCGGGACTGCTCACCGGCGCGTCGATCGTGCTCGTCGACGGCAACCCGCTGCACCCGGACCTCGGGTGGCAGTGGCGGCTCGCCGCCGAGACCCGCGCGACGCTGATGGGCGTGAGCCCGGGTTTCCTGATGGCGTGCCGGAAAGCGGGCCTCGACCCGGCCGCGTCCGGCGACCTGAGCGCGCTGCGGCAGCTCGGCGCGGCGGGCAGCCCGCTGCCGGCCGAGGGCTACCGCTGGGTGCGGGACGTGTTCGGGCCGGACGTGCTGCTCAACGTCGGCAGCGGCGGCACCGACGTGTGCAGCGGAATCGTCCAGGGCGGCCCGCGGCAACCCGTGGTCGACGGCGAGATCTCCGGGCCGTGCCTCGGCGTCGACGCGAAGGCGTTCGACGAGCACGGGAAGCCGGTGGTCGGCGAGCTGGGTGAGCTGGTCATCACCGCGCCGATGCCGTCCATGCCGGTCGGGTTCTGGGGCGACGACAGCGGTGAGCGCTACCGCGAGACGTACTTCGACACCTACCCCGGCGTCTGGCGCCACGGCGACTGGATCCGGTTCGCCCCCGAGGGGAGCTGCGTCATCGCCGGGCGCTCGGACGCGACCCTCAACCGCGGCGGGGTCCGGCTGGGCACCGCCGAGTTCTACGCCGTCGTCGAGGAGCTGCCGGAGGTCGAGGACTCCCTCGTCGTGCACCTCGAAGACCCCGCGGGCGGCAACGGCGACCTCCGGCTGTTCGTCGTCCTCCGCGACGGCACCTTGGAGGCGTCACTGCGCGCGAAGATCGCGACGGCGTTGAAGAGCGCGCTGTCGCCGCGGCACGTGCCGGACACGATCACCGCCGTCCCGGTGATCCCCCGCAACCGCACCGGGAAGAAACTGGAGCTGCCCGTGAAGAAACTCCTGCTCGGCGCCCGGCCGGAAGACGTCGTCGGCGCGGACGTCCTGGCCGATCCCACCGCGCTGGACCACTTCGGGGCGTCGGCATGA
- a CDS encoding STAS domain-containing protein has protein sequence MLVVQPPATAIPVVPPARQERSPFDIQVVRPYFGAVMVKIRGALDEDSAAQLRSALSTWAHRRFPVLVLDLSEVDFLDSAGLAALGGVQARTVRENATLRIVTGDNRVVRRALSASGLDHALNVSRLPSGWERATEIPGQS, from the coding sequence ATGTTGGTCGTCCAACCCCCCGCGACGGCGATCCCGGTAGTGCCGCCGGCGCGCCAGGAGCGCAGCCCGTTCGACATCCAGGTCGTCCGCCCGTACTTCGGCGCGGTCATGGTCAAGATCCGCGGCGCCCTCGACGAGGACAGCGCTGCCCAGCTCCGCTCGGCGTTGAGCACCTGGGCGCACCGCCGGTTCCCGGTCCTGGTGCTCGACCTGTCCGAGGTGGACTTCCTCGACTCGGCGGGTCTCGCCGCCCTCGGCGGCGTCCAAGCCAGGACGGTCCGCGAGAACGCGACCCTGCGGATCGTCACCGGGGACAACCGGGTCGTCCGCCGCGCCCTGTCGGCCAGCGGGCTCGACCACGCCCTGAACGTCAGCCGCCTGCCGTCGGGCTGGGAACGGGCCACGGAGATCCCCGGCCAGAGCTGA
- a CDS encoding crotonase/enoyl-CoA hydratase family protein, translating into MTTALLPPSLRLDLHDEVAVLRLSRPEKRNALDDATVLGLEAFFGAPPSGVKAVVLDAVGEHFSAGLDLAELTERDAFEGLAHSMMWHRAFERLERGHVPVVAVLKGAVVGGGLELAAAAHIRVAEASTFYALPEGQRGLFVGGGASVRVPRLIGAHRMTDMMLTGRVLDADEGHAAGLSHYRAENGFEHAMELARKIAANSPITNFAVLQALPRIAEANPAEGYLMEALMAAVASGSTEAKERMRAFLDKRAGKVGR; encoded by the coding sequence ATGACCACCGCTCTGCTGCCCCCTTCCCTGCGCCTCGACCTGCACGACGAGGTCGCCGTGCTGCGGCTTTCCCGCCCGGAGAAGCGCAACGCCCTCGACGACGCCACCGTGCTCGGCCTCGAAGCGTTCTTCGGCGCTCCGCCGTCCGGCGTGAAAGCGGTCGTGCTCGACGCCGTGGGCGAGCACTTCTCCGCCGGGCTCGACCTCGCCGAGCTCACCGAGCGCGACGCGTTCGAGGGCCTGGCGCACTCGATGATGTGGCACCGCGCCTTCGAGCGGCTCGAACGCGGGCACGTCCCGGTCGTGGCCGTGCTCAAGGGCGCGGTCGTCGGCGGCGGCCTGGAACTGGCGGCCGCGGCGCACATCCGCGTCGCCGAGGCTTCGACGTTCTACGCGCTGCCGGAGGGCCAGCGCGGCCTGTTCGTCGGCGGGGGCGCGTCGGTGCGGGTGCCGCGGCTGATCGGCGCGCACCGGATGACCGACATGATGCTCACCGGCCGCGTGCTCGACGCCGACGAAGGCCACGCGGCCGGGCTTTCGCACTACCGCGCCGAAAACGGCTTCGAGCACGCCATGGAGCTGGCCCGCAAGATCGCCGCGAACTCGCCGATCACGAACTTCGCCGTGCTGCAGGCGCTGCCCCGCATCGCCGAGGCCAACCCGGCCGAGGGGTACCTGATGGAGGCGCTGATGGCGGCGGTGGCCAGCGGCAGCACCGAAGCGAAGGAACGGATGCGGGCGTTCCTCGACAAGCGCGCCGGGAAGGTCGGCCGATGA
- a CDS encoding DUF742 domain-containing protein has translation MTGYAGEGEPRRSPALARPYAWTEGRTAPSVTIAVEALVETTAAGRASAGYQSTSALDQVTELCLRPRSLMEVAALLRLPLGVVRVLVSDLMEDGMVIVRDTLGEHAGWDERHDLMERVLHGLRDL, from the coding sequence GTGACCGGCTACGCGGGCGAAGGGGAGCCGCGCCGGAGTCCGGCGCTGGCCCGCCCCTACGCCTGGACCGAAGGGCGGACGGCGCCGTCGGTCACCATCGCGGTCGAAGCGCTCGTCGAGACCACCGCGGCGGGCCGCGCGTCGGCCGGCTACCAGTCGACCAGCGCGCTCGACCAGGTCACCGAGCTGTGCCTCCGGCCGCGGTCGCTGATGGAGGTCGCCGCGCTGCTGCGGCTGCCGCTGGGGGTGGTCCGGGTGCTCGTCTCGGACCTGATGGAGGACGGCATGGTGATCGTCCGCGACACCCTCGGCGAGCACGCCGGCTGGGACGAGCGCCACGACCTGATGGAACGCGTGCTGCACGGCCTGCGCGACCTGTAG
- a CDS encoding acyl-CoA synthetase, which produces MTRSPGPADFGLGSWPVRRARISPDRTALAAGGEQDRTLTYAALAERVERLAGALTRLGVRPGDRVAYLGVNAVTVFEALFATARCGALFVPLNYRLSGAEIRYMLEDSGASILVHSPDTDALVAAAGPLPVRHVLATDPASCPAGGLDFEAEVAAGGSPPSTGVRLEDPCLLLYTSGTTGRPKAAILTHGNITWNTVNQLAHLDVLSSDKALCIAPLFHCVGLGQITLPTLFKGGSVEPVAKFDAGTILGRIGTAGITSFSAVPTMLELLCRHETWDSTDLSSLTCVLYGGSPVAERVARAWLDRGVQLLQGYGMTEAAPGVSMATPEGTPAHPVAAGVPHFFTDVAALGADLAPEPLGAAPAELLVRGPHVFAGYWNRPEETKASFAGGEWFRTGDVVRVDDGWAHVVDRVKDVIISGGENVYPAEVEAVATQLDAVDACAVVGVPDARWGEVGAAFVVARPGSRLDEAGFRAHLEQHLARYKIPKHVEFTDVLPRNATGKIRRVELRARAATTFPNGPA; this is translated from the coding sequence GTGACCCGATCCCCCGGCCCGGCCGATTTCGGTCTGGGCAGCTGGCCCGTTCGGCGGGCGCGGATCTCGCCGGACCGCACCGCGCTCGCCGCCGGCGGCGAGCAAGACCGCACGCTGACGTACGCCGCCCTCGCCGAACGCGTCGAGCGGCTGGCCGGCGCGCTGACCCGGCTCGGGGTGCGCCCCGGCGACCGGGTGGCCTACCTCGGCGTCAACGCCGTCACCGTCTTCGAAGCGCTCTTCGCCACCGCCCGCTGCGGCGCGCTCTTCGTCCCGCTCAACTACCGGCTCTCCGGCGCGGAAATCCGGTACATGCTCGAGGACAGCGGCGCTTCGATCCTGGTGCACAGCCCCGACACCGACGCGCTCGTCGCGGCGGCCGGCCCGCTGCCCGTGCGGCACGTCCTCGCCACCGACCCGGCGTCCTGCCCGGCCGGCGGGCTGGACTTCGAGGCCGAAGTCGCCGCGGGCGGATCCCCGCCGTCGACCGGCGTCCGGCTGGAAGACCCGTGCCTGCTGCTCTACACCTCCGGCACCACCGGCCGCCCGAAGGCCGCGATCCTCACCCACGGCAACATCACCTGGAACACCGTCAACCAGCTGGCCCACCTCGACGTCCTGAGCAGTGACAAGGCGTTGTGCATCGCGCCGCTGTTCCACTGCGTCGGGCTGGGCCAGATCACGCTGCCGACGCTGTTCAAGGGCGGCAGCGTCGAACCGGTGGCGAAGTTCGACGCGGGCACGATCCTCGGCCGGATCGGCACCGCCGGGATCACGAGCTTCTCCGCCGTCCCGACGATGCTGGAGCTGCTGTGCCGCCACGAAACCTGGGACAGCACCGACCTGAGCTCGCTCACGTGCGTGCTCTACGGCGGCTCGCCGGTGGCCGAGCGCGTCGCCCGCGCCTGGCTCGACCGCGGTGTCCAGCTCCTGCAGGGCTACGGCATGACCGAGGCCGCGCCGGGGGTCTCGATGGCCACCCCCGAGGGCACCCCCGCCCACCCGGTCGCGGCCGGGGTGCCGCACTTCTTCACCGACGTCGCCGCCCTCGGCGCGGACCTCGCCCCGGAGCCGCTCGGCGCGGCACCCGCCGAACTGCTGGTGCGCGGCCCGCACGTCTTCGCGGGTTACTGGAACCGGCCCGAGGAAACGAAGGCGAGTTTCGCCGGCGGCGAATGGTTCCGGACCGGGGACGTCGTCCGGGTCGACGACGGCTGGGCCCACGTCGTCGACCGGGTCAAGGACGTCATCATCTCCGGCGGCGAGAACGTCTACCCCGCCGAGGTCGAAGCGGTCGCCACCCAGCTGGACGCGGTCGACGCCTGTGCGGTGGTGGGCGTGCCCGACGCGCGCTGGGGCGAGGTCGGCGCCGCCTTCGTCGTCGCGCGCCCCGGGTCCCGGCTCGACGAGGCGGGCTTCCGCGCCCACCTCGAACAGCACCTCGCCCGCTACAAGATCCCCAAGCACGTCGAGTTCACCGATGTCCTGCCCCGCAACGCCACCGGCAAGATCCGCCGCGTCGAACTCCGCGCGCGAGCCGCCACCACCTTCCCGAACGGACCCGCATGA
- a CDS encoding 3-hydroxyacyl-CoA dehydrogenase NAD-binding domain-containing protein → MSTVAVVGTGVIGASWAALFLEHGHDVVASDPAPGAEERLRDALEGTPADRLRFVADAGEAAAAADFVQENGPEREDVKHALFTVLDEAARPDVVLASSSSGLLPSVIARGCPNHPERVVVGHPFNPPHLIPLVEVVPGRDTAPEVVERAVEFYASVGKRPIRLAREVPGHIANRLQAALWQEAYSLVERGVATVADIDTAIAYGPGLRWAVLGPFVNQHLSGGAGGLAHVLAHLGPPTEEWWRDLGRVHLTPELAETLVAGVDAELAGTDQQSLVAARDAVLDRLLAAKAAQPDLP, encoded by the coding sequence ATGAGCACGGTCGCCGTGGTCGGCACCGGCGTGATCGGCGCGAGCTGGGCCGCCTTGTTCCTCGAGCACGGTCACGACGTCGTCGCGTCCGATCCGGCGCCCGGCGCCGAGGAGCGGCTGCGCGACGCCCTCGAAGGCACGCCGGCGGATCGGCTGCGGTTCGTCGCCGACGCCGGCGAAGCGGCCGCCGCCGCGGACTTCGTCCAGGAGAACGGTCCCGAGCGCGAGGACGTCAAGCACGCGCTGTTCACCGTCCTCGACGAAGCCGCGCGGCCGGACGTGGTCCTGGCGAGCAGCTCGTCCGGGCTGCTGCCCAGCGTCATCGCCCGCGGCTGCCCGAACCACCCCGAGCGGGTCGTCGTGGGGCACCCGTTCAACCCGCCGCACCTGATCCCCCTCGTCGAGGTCGTGCCCGGCCGGGACACCGCGCCCGAGGTCGTCGAGCGGGCCGTGGAGTTCTACGCCTCGGTCGGGAAGCGGCCGATCCGGCTGGCCAGGGAGGTGCCCGGCCACATCGCGAACCGGCTGCAGGCCGCACTCTGGCAGGAGGCGTATTCGCTGGTCGAACGCGGTGTCGCGACCGTCGCGGACATCGACACGGCGATCGCGTACGGGCCCGGGCTGCGCTGGGCCGTGCTCGGCCCGTTCGTCAACCAGCACCTCTCCGGCGGCGCGGGCGGCCTCGCGCACGTCCTGGCGCACCTCGGGCCGCCCACCGAAGAGTGGTGGCGCGACCTCGGCCGCGTCCACCTGACCCCGGAGCTGGCCGAGACGCTGGTCGCCGGCGTCGACGCCGAGCTCGCCGGGACCGATCAGCAGTCCCTCGTCGCCGCGCGCGACGCCGTCCTCGACCGGCTGCTGGCCGCCAAGGCCGCCCAGCCCGACCTGCCCTGA
- a CDS encoding low temperature requirement protein A yields the protein MTDVDDNAGAAPGHGKRVGWVELYFDLVFVFAVGQVAHGIVAEPHWPRAAAALGLFATLWWTWIGFAVLYNRRGDDSRVADRLFVLAGTIPCGIAATQAHHVFEGHPAIFALAMAGVRLILAAAHRWPAREGLDQRRISWGYAASAALFAASAFVPYTWALWVFALLQEAGFLLLGDRSRRRRGDRPSRAAQWRALLATPRDPNLAVDSAHLAERFGLFMILLLGELVITVGTAALERPADDVAYWLAMVGGLVLAGALWWLYFTSAARIYERMLGLSGGNPALAYSLYAVGHLPSAFALVLIAAGVNLSLHESPPHAAAWFTTAGLTIYLLGTRVFAAGSHRWYYGLARTAALAATACLAFLDRILPAPAVVVVIAVWGCGAAAIASTIRHRVLDRMGDDPLEYLRRQGLPGRPRP from the coding sequence GTGACCGATGTGGACGACAACGCCGGCGCCGCGCCGGGACACGGCAAGCGGGTCGGGTGGGTCGAGCTGTACTTCGACCTGGTCTTCGTGTTCGCGGTGGGCCAGGTGGCGCACGGCATCGTGGCCGAACCGCACTGGCCGCGGGCAGCCGCCGCGCTCGGCCTGTTCGCGACGCTGTGGTGGACGTGGATCGGCTTCGCCGTGCTCTACAACCGCCGCGGCGACGACAGCCGGGTCGCCGACCGGCTGTTCGTGCTCGCCGGCACCATCCCGTGCGGGATCGCCGCCACCCAGGCGCACCACGTCTTCGAAGGGCACCCGGCGATCTTCGCGCTGGCCATGGCCGGCGTCCGCCTGATCCTGGCGGCCGCACACCGGTGGCCCGCCCGCGAAGGGCTCGACCAGCGCCGGATCAGCTGGGGCTACGCGGCTTCGGCGGCGTTGTTCGCGGCTTCGGCGTTCGTGCCCTACACGTGGGCCCTCTGGGTGTTCGCGCTGCTGCAGGAGGCGGGGTTCCTGCTGCTGGGCGACCGTTCCCGGCGGCGGCGCGGCGACCGGCCGTCGCGCGCGGCCCAGTGGCGCGCGCTGCTCGCGACCCCGCGCGACCCCAACCTGGCGGTCGACTCCGCCCACCTCGCCGAACGCTTCGGGCTCTTCATGATCCTGCTGCTCGGCGAGCTGGTGATCACGGTCGGCACGGCGGCGCTCGAGCGCCCGGCCGACGACGTCGCCTACTGGCTGGCCATGGTCGGCGGCCTGGTGCTGGCCGGCGCGCTGTGGTGGCTGTACTTCACGTCGGCGGCGCGGATCTACGAACGGATGCTCGGCCTCTCCGGCGGCAACCCGGCGCTCGCGTATTCGCTGTACGCGGTCGGGCACCTGCCCTCGGCGTTCGCGCTGGTGCTCATCGCGGCGGGGGTCAACCTGTCGCTGCACGAGTCCCCGCCCCACGCGGCGGCGTGGTTCACCACCGCGGGCCTGACCATCTACCTGCTCGGCACCCGCGTCTTCGCGGCCGGCTCCCACCGCTGGTACTACGGCCTGGCCCGGACGGCCGCGCTGGCGGCCACGGCCTGCCTGGCGTTCCTGGACCGGATCCTGCCGGCACCGGCGGTGGTCGTGGTGATCGCGGTCTGGGGTTGCGGCGCGGCGGCAATCGCGTCGACGATCCGGCACCGGGTCCTGGACCGCATGGGCGACGACCCGCTGGAGTACCTGCGCCGGCAAGGTCTGCCGGGCCGCCCGCGGCCGTGA
- a CDS encoding sensor histidine kinase: protein MRTKISVVLLLPVLVAVALAEVRIQGELARATELSAARDRLPVLHDTVSLTESLGQEMVAAVAVPAGAPSAVTAAVDAKVAAIQRDTGFSPLPGDSGRALNTALGKLSGIRAAGAANGDTRTKATGYNDIIATLGDLVPEIVPADVAGTAEVARLLVHLRAELATEETYARAALNSPDDASLRPAAVQTAAEQEVLAEQAEHQLTGALLARFKAATAGAEDRLDPTAASLSSIAAETTGVTAVLNDVAAKLASDVSAAADDARSDSLRDTALVLGALLGALAIALLVVRSLVTPVRRLRAAALHAANEALPETVRQVRDGTEVDWRAVPEVGIRTNEEIGQLASAFDDMHREAVRLAVEQADLRKQVSEMFMTLSRRSQSLVEQQLTIIEDLESGEQDPRRLDELFRIDHIATRLRRNGENLHVLAGGRPVRHGREPVPTRDLLRAATSEVKDYRRVALGNAPRGSVQPEAAADVVHILAELLENATRFSPPEHKVALTADRGADGGLLIEVVDQGLGMTPDELSTANARLAAAATVGPETTRRMGLFVVGRLAALHGVTVRLRATSPGVRHAGVTASVHVPGALVIADLARPIGGSRAATRQNGHARPVAVVPAQASTPIFEQVVTSWFTEPSAKPVARRTSRTDPPAAGWPTEADAADGPRNGKVRKGSGEWPAVPDGETGSRADRSGTGEWPVVPAAESGARADRSGSGEPVGGAGRADRTGSGEWPVVAAAEAAGGADRLGSGESAGRADRSGSGEWPVVSPAEPGVRADRSGAADRPGSGEPVGGVGRADRTGSGEPVGSAGLADRFGAGERPATSAADRPGPGDASSAAQVADAGSGKRPADPAARADRSGEWPATAASPADRSGERPAPADRSGEWPAAASPADRSAERPAPATRASADWSTPADQVRQAAESALQPAAVHNLSAAGLPTRRPGAQLAPGAALPRVREAEGAAFRDATAVRNSLSRHYQGMRAARRQTAARADESGKDGVEPR, encoded by the coding sequence GTGCGCACCAAGATCAGTGTCGTGCTGCTGCTGCCGGTCCTGGTCGCGGTGGCGCTGGCGGAGGTCCGGATCCAGGGCGAGCTCGCTCGCGCGACCGAGCTGAGCGCGGCGCGCGACCGGCTGCCCGTGCTGCACGACACGGTCAGCCTCACGGAGTCGCTGGGTCAGGAGATGGTCGCCGCGGTGGCCGTCCCGGCCGGGGCGCCGAGCGCGGTCACCGCCGCGGTGGACGCGAAGGTGGCCGCGATCCAGCGCGACACCGGGTTCTCGCCGCTGCCCGGGGACAGCGGCCGCGCGCTGAACACCGCGCTGGGCAAGCTTTCCGGCATCCGGGCGGCCGGCGCCGCCAACGGCGACACCCGCACGAAAGCCACCGGCTACAACGACATCATCGCCACGCTCGGCGACCTCGTGCCCGAGATCGTCCCGGCCGACGTCGCCGGCACCGCGGAGGTCGCCCGGCTGCTGGTGCACCTGCGCGCCGAGCTCGCGACCGAGGAGACGTACGCGCGGGCGGCGCTGAACAGCCCCGACGACGCGTCGCTCCGCCCCGCCGCCGTGCAGACCGCCGCCGAGCAGGAAGTGCTCGCCGAGCAGGCCGAACACCAGCTGACCGGTGCGCTGCTGGCGCGGTTCAAGGCCGCGACGGCGGGCGCCGAAGACCGGCTCGACCCCACCGCGGCGTCGCTTTCCTCGATCGCTGCGGAGACAACGGGCGTGACGGCCGTGCTGAACGACGTCGCGGCGAAGCTGGCTTCGGACGTCTCGGCGGCCGCCGACGACGCCCGGTCGGACTCGCTGCGCGACACCGCGCTGGTGCTCGGCGCGCTGCTCGGCGCACTCGCCATCGCCCTGCTGGTGGTGCGTTCGCTGGTCACGCCGGTGCGCCGGCTGCGGGCGGCGGCGCTGCACGCGGCGAACGAGGCGCTCCCGGAAACCGTCCGGCAGGTCCGCGACGGCACGGAGGTCGACTGGCGCGCGGTGCCCGAGGTCGGCATCCGGACGAACGAGGAGATCGGCCAGCTGGCCAGCGCGTTCGACGACATGCACCGCGAGGCCGTGCGGCTGGCGGTCGAGCAGGCCGACCTCCGCAAGCAGGTCAGCGAAATGTTCATGACGCTGTCGCGGCGGAGCCAGTCGCTGGTGGAGCAGCAGCTGACGATCATCGAGGACCTCGAGTCGGGCGAGCAGGACCCGCGGCGGCTGGACGAGCTGTTCCGCATCGACCACATCGCCACCCGGCTGCGCCGCAACGGCGAAAACCTGCACGTCCTGGCCGGCGGCCGCCCGGTCCGCCACGGCCGCGAACCGGTGCCGACGCGCGACCTGCTGCGCGCGGCGACGTCGGAGGTCAAGGACTACCGCCGCGTGGCGCTGGGCAACGCCCCGCGCGGCTCGGTCCAGCCGGAGGCGGCCGCGGACGTGGTCCACATCCTGGCTGAACTGCTGGAAAACGCGACGCGTTTTTCGCCGCCGGAGCACAAGGTCGCCCTGACCGCGGACCGCGGCGCCGACGGCGGCCTTCTCATCGAGGTGGTCGACCAGGGCCTCGGCATGACCCCGGACGAACTGTCGACGGCCAACGCCCGCCTCGCCGCGGCGGCGACGGTCGGCCCGGAGACGACCCGCCGCATGGGCCTGTTCGTGGTCGGCCGCCTGGCCGCCCTGCACGGCGTGACGGTCCGCCTCCGCGCAACGTCCCCGGGCGTCCGCCACGCGGGCGTGACGGCGAGCGTCCACGTACCGGGCGCCCTGGTGATCGCGGACCTGGCCCGCCCGATCGGCGGCAGCCGAGCAGCCACCCGCCAGAACGGCCATGCCCGCCCGGTGGCGGTGGTCCCGGCGCAGGCGTCGACGCCGATCTTCGAGCAGGTGGTGACGAGCTGGTTCACCGAGCCGTCGGCGAAACCGGTGGCCCGCCGGACATCCCGCACGGACCCGCCGGCCGCCGGCTGGCCCACGGAGGCGGACGCGGCGGACGGCCCGCGGAACGGCAAGGTGCGGAAGGGAAGCGGCGAGTGGCCGGCGGTCCCGGACGGGGAGACCGGGTCGCGGGCGGATCGGTCCGGAACGGGGGAGTGGCCGGTGGTCCCGGCGGCGGAGTCCGGTGCGCGGGCGGATCGGTCCGGTTCGGGTGAGCCAGTCGGCGGTGCCGGGCGTGCGGATCGCACCGGAAGTGGCGAGTGGCCGGTAGTTGCGGCCGCCGAAGCCGCTGGAGGAGCGGACCGGCTTGGCTCGGGTGAGTCGGCTGGCCGTGCGGATCGGTCGGGAAGTGGCGAGTGGCCGGTGGTTTCGCCGGCGGAGCCCGGCGTGCGGGCGGATCGCTCCGGGGCGGCGGATCGGCCTGGCTCGGGCGAGCCGGTCGGTGGCGTCGGTCGTGCGGATCGCACCGGGTCGGGCGAGCCGGTCGGCAGCGCCGGTCTTGCGGATCGCTTCGGTGCCGGCGAGCGCCCCGCGACCTCGGCGGCGGACCGGCCCGGTCCGGGCGACGCGAGCAGCGCCGCGCAGGTGGCCGATGCCGGTTCGGGCAAGCGGCCCGCCGACCCCGCAGCCCGGGCAGACCGCTCCGGCGAGTGGCCGGCAACAGCGGCCTCGCCGGCGGATCGGTCCGGCGAAAGGCCCGCACCCGCCGACCGCTCCGGCGAGTGGCCTGCAGCAGCCTCCCCGGCAGACCGCTCCGCCGAAAGGCCCGCCCCCGCCACCCGGGCGTCCGCCGATTGGTCCACCCCCGCCGACCAAGTGCGGCAGGCTGCGGAAAGCGCTCTCCAGCCCGCCGCCGTGCACAACCTCAGTGCCGCCGGGTTGCCCACCCGGCGGCCCGGGGCGCAGCTCGCTCCCGGGGCCGCCCTGCCTCGGGTGCGGGAAGCCGAGGGGGCGGCGTTCCGGGATGCCACCGCCGTGCGCAACAGCTTGTCCCGGCACTACCAGGGCATGCGCGCGGCGCGGCGGCAGACCGCCGCCCGTGCGGACGAATCCGGAAAGGACGGAGTGGAACCCCGATGA